One window of the Trifolium pratense cultivar HEN17-A07 linkage group LG2, ARS_RC_1.1, whole genome shotgun sequence genome contains the following:
- the LOC123904218 gene encoding uncharacterized protein LOC123904218, with amino-acid sequence MSKPAKFISEGGSSTRPPLFEGNDYYYWKDKMELFLRSQDNYMWSVIENGEYTPLAKDSTTPKPQAEWTTTEADRVLLNTKAQLFIKSALCREEYDRIMQCKNAKEMWDTLKTHHEGTSRVKETRIDIGVRKFELFEMKEDESIDQMYGRFTIIINELNSLGKTYTTHERVRKVLRCLPKEWRHIVTAITESKTLSEVKMEDLIGSLKAHEAILQEDKSPKKKMIALDSQTKECLQQKEILFSKDLLDEDNEEEFALLSRRIQRLMMRRNQMRRTFPNKRSSAKSEVDMSKIQCYECNQFGHYKSDCPKLKKPFAKKSMMATWDELDELPEEEEEQEANVCLMTRSETHEVNAETCSSCQKTEHLFDNLFYDSLTLNKKYDQLQEEVTKISKEKDEYKTENETLKEIIKNMEIAHNRKLEELRENHKEQIKPNIQIENRKLKENISKLENDINKFVKSTKTFENILGSQKCSSSKTGLGFENYNNQKLYKKLFVPNKPIYKCSYCHKEGHLEPFCYKKSRQQNYHRKYFSERSQNILKKQTRNSSYQLKKSHYNTNHQGPRKIWVPKSMLKTNAGMSSHSQEEAMVLGQWLLQTYDWR; translated from the coding sequence atGTCAAAACCTGCAAAGTTTATTTCAGAAGGTGGATCATCAACTAGGCCACCACTATTTGAAGGAAATGACTACTACTACTGGAAAGATAAAATGGAGCTATTCCTAAGATCACAAGATAACTACATGTGGTCAGTGATTGAAAATGGAGAATACACACCATTGGCAAAAGATTCTACCACTCCAAAGCCTCAAGCTGAATGGACAACCACTGAAGCAGACAGGGTACTTTTAAAtactaaagctcaattatttattaaaagtgctttgtgcagggaagaatatgacaggATCATGCAATGCAAAAATGCTAAAGAAATGTGGGATACTCTCAAAACTCATCATGAAGGAACCAGTCGTGTCAAAGAAACAAGAATTGATATTGGTGTAAGAAAGTTTGAGTTATTTGAGATGAAGGAAGATGAATCCATTGATCAGATGTATGGAAGATTCACTATCATCATAAATGAACTCAACTCTCTTGGAAAAACATACACCACACATGAAAGAGTAAGAAAGGTACTAAGATGTCTACCTAAAGAATGGAGGCATATAGTAACAGCCATCACAGAGTCAAAAACTCTCTCTGAAGTTAAAATGGAGGACTTAATTGGTTCTCTTAAAGCTCATGAAGCAATACTTCAAGAGGATAAATCtccaaagaaaaagatgattgcTCTGGACTCTCAAACAAAAGAGTGTCTTCAGCAGAAAGAAATTCTTTTCAGCAAAGACTTGCTTGATGAAGATAATGAAGAAGAATTTGCTCTACTCTCAAGGAGAATTCAAAGACTcatgatgagaagaaatcaaatGAGAAGAACATTTCCAAATAAAAGAAGTAGTGCAAAATCTGAAGTTGACATGAGCAAAATTCAATGCTATGAATGCAATCAATTTGGACACTACAAAAGTGATTgtccaaaactcaaaaaaccTTTTGCAAAGAAATCAATGATGGCAACCTGGGATGAATTAGATGAACTcccagaagaagaagaggaacaagaagcaAATGTATGCCTTATGACAAGATCAGAAACACACGAGGTAAATGCTGAAACTTGTTCTTCTTgtcaaaaaactgaacattTGTTTGATAACTTATTTTATGATAGCTTaactctaaataaaaaatatgatcagCTTCAGGAAGAAGTAACCAAAATTTCCAAAGAAAAGGATGAATATAAAACTGAAAATGAGACATTAAAAGAAATAATCAAAAACATGGAAATTGCTCATAATAGAAAATTAGAAGAACTTAGAGAAAATCATAAGGAACAAATCAAACCTAACATacaaatagaaaatagaaaactaaaggaaaatatttcaaaGCTTGAAAATGACATAAACAAATTTGTAAAGTCTACTAAAACCTTTGAAAATATTCTAGGATCCCAAAAATGCAGTTCTAGCAAAACAGGCCTAGGTTTTGAAAATTACAACAATCAAAAATTATACAAGAAACTTTTTGTTCCAAATAAACccatatacaaatgctcttactGTCATAAGGAAGGACATCTTGaacctttttgttataaaaaatctAGACAACAAAATTATCATAGGAAATACTTTTCAGAACGATCTCAGAACATTCTTAAAAAACAGACTAGAAACTCTTCTTATCAACTTAAGAAGAGTCATTATAACACTAACCATCAAGGACCCAGAAAGATATGGGTACCTAAAAGCATGCTAAAAACAAATGCAGGAATGTCTTCTCACAGTCAAGAAGAAGCcatggtacttggacagtggcTGCTCCAGACATATGACTGGAGATAG
- the LOC123904219 gene encoding uncharacterized protein LOC123904219, with protein sequence MQAQDPLEEIDIGDGSIKRPTYISANIPKDLRDKLVELLKEFKDCFAWDYNEMPGLDRNLVEHRLPIRPDKKPVKQSPRRFAPEILSKIKEEIERLLRSKFIRTARYVEWLANIVPVIKKNGSLRICIDFRDLNNATPKDEYSMPVAEMLIDSAAGFEYLSMLDGYSGYNQIFIAEEDVAKTAFRCPGALAIKGQIVADFIVDHSAIESPQNYIALEPWTLYFDGSRHQHGTGIGILIISPQKIPTKFKYRINGICSNNEAEYEALIAGLEILLSLGARDVKIKGDSELVLKQLTKEYKCIKEHLIRYFVIANALLKRFDSIDIEHVPRIENQEANDLAQIASGYKVSKAKLEQLIEIKEKLISNEPMQLELSIPKLEGAEMSPNDINNSDKEMNYDELQILVIDNLIDGDWRKPIVEYLENPIGSAPRKIKYRASNYVIIGNELFKKTLEGVLLKCLSENEAYIAISDVHSGACGSHQSGHKMKWLLVRQGMYWPSMLKDCIDFAKGCQDCQKHAGIQHVPASELHSIIKPWPFRGWALDLIGEIKPASSKNQKYIIVGVDYFTKWIEAIPLPNVDQEEVISFIQNHIIYRFGIPETITTDQGSVFTGRKMQEFARQTGFKLLTSTPYYAQANGQVEAANKIIIGLIRKHIAQKPRNWNKTLNQVLWACRNSPKESTNSTPFRLTYGHDAVLPVEIYVQSIRIQRQMEIPTDHYWSMMFDELVDLDEERLRALDTLSRQKERVAKAYNKKVKSKTFDVGNLVWKVILPMDKKDRVLGKWSPNWEGPFKIIQVFSNGAYEIEELTSEKRTLNINGKYLKKYKPTLLEVNISTE encoded by the exons ATGCAGGCCCAAGACCCTTTGGAGGAAatagatattggagatggctctatCAAAAGGCCAACATACATAAGTGCCAATATCCCAAAGGACTTGCGTGATAAACTGGTCGAACTCCTTAAAGAGTTCAAGGATTGTTTTGCTTGGGATTACAATGAAATGCCAGGTTTAGACAGAAATTTGGTCGAGCATAGATTACCCATTCGACCAGACAAGAAACCAGTTAAACAATCACCAAGAAGATTCGCACCAGAAATCCTATCTAAGATCAAGGAGGAAATTGAAAGGCTGCTGAGAAGCAAGTTCATCCGGACTGCCAGGTATGTCGAATGGTTAGCAAATATAGTTCctgtcattaagaaaaatggttctCTTAGAATATGTATAGATTTTAGGGACTTAAATAATGCTACCCCCAAAGATGAATATTCGATGCCTGTAGCAGAAATGTTAATAGATTCAGCAGCAGGCTTCGAATATCTTAGCATGTTAGATGGGTATTCTGGATATAACCAAATTTTCATCGCCGAGGAAGATGTGGCAAAAACAGCTTTTCGATGCCCAGGGGCTTTGG CAATTAAAGGCCAAATAGTGGCTGACTTCATTGTTGATCATTCAGCAATTGAATCACCTCAAAATTACATTGCTCTAGAACCATGGACTCTGTATTTCGATGGGTCTAGACATCAACATGGTACTGGGataggtattttgataatttccccACAAAAGATTCCTACTAAGTTCAAATACAGGATTAATGGTATTTGTTCGAACAATGAGGCTGAATAtgaggctttgatagcaggattAGAAATATTACTAAGCCTGGGGGCAAGAGACGttaaaataaaaggtgattCAGAACTAGTTTTGAAACAACTGACCAAAGAATACAAATGTATCAAAGAGCATTTGATTCGTTATTTTGTCATAGCAAATGCGTTACTAAAACGTTTCGATTCGATTGATATTGAACATGTCCCTCGAATAGAAAATCAAGAAGCTAATGACTTAGCCCAGATTGCTTCAGGATACAAGGTGTCCAAAGCAAAGCTAGAACAATtaatagaaatcaaagaaaaattgatttctaATGAGCCAATGCAATTGGAATTGTCAATACCAAAACTTGAGGGGGCAGAGATGTCACCAAATGACATAAATAATTCTGATAAAGAAATGAATTATGATGAACTCCAAATTTTGGTCATTGACAATTTAATAGATGGTGATTGGAGAAAACCAATTGTAGAATATTTGGAAAATCCAATCGGGAGTGCTCCTCGAAAGATCAAATACAGGGCATCAAATTATGTGATCATTGGTAATGAATTGTTTAAAAAGACCCTCGAAGGAGTACTATTGAAATGCCTTAGTGAGAATGAGGCCTACATAGCAATATCTGATGTTCATAGTGGGGCTTGTGGTTCTCACCAATCAGGCCATAAGATGAAATGGCTTTTAGTTCGACAAGGCATGTACTGGCCATCTATGTTAAAAGATTGCATAGATTTTGCTAAAGGTTGTCAAGACTGTCAAAAACATGCAGGAATCCAACATGTACCTGCAAGCGAATTACATTCGATAATAAAACCTTGGCCATTTAGAGGTTGGGCATTGGATTTAATTGGTGAAATAAAACCAGCatcatcaaaaaatcaaaagtacATAATAGTTGgtgttgattattttaccaaatggatcgAAGCTATACCTTTGCCCAACGTTGATCAAGAAGAAGTTATAAGTTTTATCCAAAACCACATTATTTACAGGTTTGGAATCCCTGAAACCATCACAACTGATCAAGGTTCAGTGTTTactggtcgaaagatgcaagaatTCGCCAGGCAAACAGGGTTTAAACTGTTGACTTCGACACCTTATTATGCACAAGCAAATGGTCAAGTAGAAGCtgccaataaaattattattggatTAATTAGAAAACATATTGCTCAAAAGCCAAGAAATTGGAACAAGACTTTAAATCAAGTCTTATGGGCGTGTAGAAATTCCCCTAAAGAATCAACAAATTCTACTCCATTTCGACTAACGTATGGTCATGATGCTGTGTTACCAGTAGAAATTTATGTGCAATCTATCAGAATTCAAAGACAAATGGAGATACCAACTGATCATTATTGGAGTATGATGTTCGATGAATTGGTTGATTTAGacgaagaaaggctaagagcgcTTGATACTTTAAGCagacaaaaagaaagagtagcAAAGGCCTATAATAAGAAGGTTAAATCAAAAACCTTTGACGTGGGGAATttagtttggaaagttattTTGCCTATGGACAAAAAAGATAGAGTTTTAGGCAAATGGTCTccaaattgggaaggaccttttaaaataatacaagtatTTTCGAATGGTGCATATGAAATAGAAGAATTAACTTCAGAAAAGCGAACCTTGAATATAAATGGtaagtatttgaaaaaatataaaccaacaCTTTTAGAAGTTAATATTAGCACAGAATAA